The sequence GCCGATGCCGAGTCGAACCGGTAACTCCTCCGCTCCGGAGTCCCCGCGCACCCGACGAGCACGGCGCAAAGCACCACCCACCACAGTCGCATGTCCCCTCCCGAAGGAGCGGGACTCTACGAACCCCCATCCCCCTCCAGAATCAGGGGAACCCGCAACCCGCCGCGCTACCGCCGCCGCCGCCGTCCGATGAAGCTCGCGAACCGCTCCGCGAACCGCGCCACCGCGAGCCCCACCACATCCAGCAACCACTGCTGCACCTGTGAGCGCCCGCACTCCTCCAGCAACACGCGCCGCGACACCGCGATGTGCTTCTCCAGCCACAGCGCCGCCTGCGCCGACACGCGCGGCTCCTCCACCTCCACCAGCGTCTCCAGATTCACCAACGACAGCGGGTCCAGGTTGAAGCTCCCCACCAGCAGCTTCTGCCCATCCACCATCGCCGCCTTCGCGTGCAGCGTGGACGCCGTCCACTCGTAGATGCCCACGCCCGCGCGCAGGAACTCGCGGTACAGCCGCATCGTCGCCGCGCGCGCGAACACCACATCACTCCGCCCCGCCAACAGCAGCGACACCTTCACCCCGCGCCGCGCCGCGCGCTTCAGCGCCCGCACGAAGCTCAGGTCCGGAAGGAAGTACGCATGCGCCAGCACCACCTCGCGCCGCGCTCCATCAATGGCGGCCAGGTACCGCTTGCGCAGCCGGTGCCCACCACCGAAGCCGGACAGGAACAGGCTCACCGCTCCGGACACCAGCGCGGACGCCCCCGCGTGCAGCTTCGCGCCGAGCTGCCGGCAGATGTCTCCCCGCAGCTCCAGCGCCAGGTCCGCCCAGCCCGGCTCGTCGCCGTGGGCCGCATACGCATCCCCGATGTTGATGCCACCCAGGAACGCCACCGCGTCATCCACCAGGAGAATCTTCCGGTGGTTGCGCCACGAGCGGCCCGTACACAGCGACGTGAGCGGGTTGTACACGCGCACCTTCGCGCCCGCGGCCAGCAGCGTCTCCGTGAGGTGGCGGCTCGCCTTGATGCTGCCCCAGCCGTCCACCACCACCTTCACCGCCACACCCCGGTGCGCCGCGGCCACCAGCGCGTCCACGAAGCGCGCACCCACGCCCTCTCGCTCGAAGGTGTAGACCTCCAGGTGCACCCGCTGCTTCGCGGAGGCGATGGCCTCCAGCATTCGCGGGTACGCCTCCGTCCCGCCATCCAGCAGGGTGACGCGCTCCGCTCCATCCTCCAGCGCGGACGGGAGCGGAGGAACGGGCAGGGCGGACAGGGCGGCTTCGGTGCGCATGAACGCCCCACCCTACCGCTCCCGGAGCGTGAGCGGGACAGCCCCCCAGTGAGCCCCGGGCCGTCCCGCCTCACGACAGGTCAGTCGTCGTGCTTGCGAGCACCCTTGCCCTTGCCCTTGTGACGGCACTGGTCGCCGTCCCAGTACTGGCTCGGGGCACACTCCTTTCGCTTGCTGCTGGAACTGTGCGACTTGGACGGAGACGACTGCGCCTCCTTGAGACCGCGGTGGTAGATGCAGCCCTGGAGGGAGACGAGCGCGAAGAGGGGGACGAGGAATCGCAGGTTCTTCATGGGGGCACGCAGGGTAGCGGACTCCGCCGTGGAGTCATCCCCCCTCGGACCCGTCTGGCCGGTAGGTGGCCACACGGCCCATCGACGGTGCGCGCATGCTCCGCTACCCTCCGCGCCGTGCCCCCCGCAGAGAAAGCCACCCGTCATCGGAAGATTGGCGCCTACCGCGTGCTCGGAGAGTTGGGCCGTGGCGGCATGGCCGTCGTGTACCGAGGCCTGCACGAGATGCTGCAGCGCGAGGTCGCCATCAAGGAGCTGCTCCCGGCGGGACAGCGCGACAGGGAGACCTTGTCGCGCTTCCGCCGCGAGGCGCTCGCGCTGGCCGCCTTCCGCCACCAGAACATCGTCACGCTCTATGACCTGGTGGAGAAGAACGACAGCCTCTTCATGGTGATGGAGCTGGTGGACGGGCCCACCCTGCACTCGCTCATCCGCGAGGGGCCGCTGCCGCCCGACGTCACCGGCGTCATCGCGGCGCGCATCGCCAGCGCGCTGGACCACGCGCACTTCCGTCACATCATCCACCGCGACCTCAAGCCGGCCAACGTCATGCTCACCAAGGCCGGCGAGGTGAAGCTGATGGACTTCGGCATCGCCAAGGACGTGGGTCTGGAGGCGCTCACCCAGCAGGGCATGGCCGTGGGCACGCCCTCGTACATGTCCCCGGAGCAGGTGACGGGCGCGCCCATCGACGGGCGCACCGACATCTTCTCGCTCGGCGTGCTCCTCTACGAAGCGCTCTCCGGCGCGCGGCCCTTCCACGGCAAGACGGCGGGCGAGGTCTTCGCGAAGATTCGCGACGGCAAGTTCACCCCGCTGTCCAAGGTGGCGCCCAACGTGCCCGCGCCGCTGGCGCGCATCATCCAGCGCGCCATGGAGGTGAAGCCGGAGGACCGCTTCCCGGACGCGGCCGCCATGCGCCGCGAGCTGGACGTGTTCCTCGCGCAGGAGGTGCAGATTTCCCACGCGGCGCTCATCGTCGCCTTCCTCCGCCACCGCAACAAGCTCACGGAGACGGAGGCGCAGCAGCTCCTGCGTCCTCAGGAGCTGGACGCCGCGGTGGAGGTGTTCGACGCGCCCCGCTCCGGCTCGAGCGGGAAGCTCAAGTGGGTGCTCGCCGCCGTCGCCGCGGTGGCCACCGCGGCGGGCGCGGGGCTCTACCTCAGCCAGTCGCAGTGGGCGCCGCTCATCGAGCAGCTCATCCGTTGAAGTGAAGGCCGCGGGAGGAATCCATGGGACGCATCGTCACCTTCGTGCTGGGCTTCGGCGTCATCATCGCGGCGGTCTGGTACGTGATGTACCGGCCCGCGCACACGGACCCCGAAGCGGCAGCCGCGCGCGGCCTGGAGCCTGCGCGCAAGGCCGCCGACCGGATTGAGGGAGAGATGCAGCAGCGCGCCGACGACCTGCTCAAGCAGCGGGCCGAGCAGGAGTAGGCGCCAGGGGCTTCAGGCCTTCTTCTTCTCGTGCGTGACGGTGACGATGGTGCCGATGCCGCCGCGCACGAAGAAGTCACCCACCACGGTGAGCTTGCGCGGCTGAATCGCCTTGATGATGTCGTCCGCGATGGTGTTGGTGACCTTCTCGTGGAAGGCGCCTTCGTTCCGGTAGGACCACATGTAGAGCTTGAGGCTCTTGAGCTCCACGCAGAGCTGGTCCGGCACGTAGGTAATCTTGAAGCGGGCGAAGTCCGGCTGGCCCGTCAGCGGGCACAGGCAGGTGAACTCCGGGCAGTCGAAGGCGATTTCGTAGTCGCGGTCGGCTGCGGGGTTGGGGAAGGTCTGGATGTCCTTGGTCGGCTGCGAGGGCATGGCGGTGTCGTCTACCACACCGACGCCGAGTGTCATCCGTCACGTCGCTGTCGGCTTGCCGGCTGCCCCGGGGGGCATCTGTCGTCCCCCCAACGTGCCCGGCGTCCACCAGCGGGGATTGCGGGGGGAGGGCCGGTTGCCAGCCCGGGGAGGGGCTCATAATCCCCAGTGGGTTTCTCCCCCCGCCCCGTCCACATGCCGCTTCCCTCCGACGTCGAAGATGCCTTCTCGTGCCTTCCGCTGGCCCTGATTCGCGTCGGGCCGGACCTTCGCGTCCAGTGGTGCGAGGAGGGCTTTGCCCACAAGACGGGCGTGGAACTGCGCGCGGGGGGCGATTTGCTCGACGCGCTGGAGCGCGGGCGCAGCCTGGAGGCAGTGGAGCGCGCCATCCGCGAGGGACGCGCCCATACCGGCCACGTGATTACGCGCGCGCTGCGGCAGGTGCGCGTGCAGGTGCGGCCGGCGAAGGCGGGCGAGAGGCCGGGCGCCTGGCTCGTCGTGGAGCCCTCGGGCGTGGACGACGAGGGGGCCTTCTCGCAGGCGGTGCAGGAGATTGCCCGCGCGGTGGGCGAGACGCTGGAGGTGGACAGCGTGTGCGCCGCCGCCGTGGTGGCGCTGGTGCGCTGCGCGCAGGTGCGGCGCGCGGAGGTGTTCCTCTGCGAGGAGGATAGCAAGGATTTGCGCCGGGCCGCCGTGTCGGACCTCGCGGGCGCGGACGCTCCGGAGGACACCTTCGACTCGGAGGATGACCCGTTCCGCCAGGCGCTGGCGACGCGGCAGGCGCAGCTCGGCATCCAGCGGGGCTATGGGGACGCCATGGGCTCCGTCTTCGCCGCGGTGCCGCTGTGCGCGCCGCGCCGGACGGTGGGCCTGTTGCTGCTCTACAAGGAGCAGGGCACGTCCTTCTCCGTGCGCGAGCTGGATTTGTGGAGCGCGGCGGCCAACCAGCTCGCGGTGGCGGTGGAGAACGCGCGCCTGCTCCGCGAGGCGAAGGCGGCGCTCCAGGTGCGCGAGGAGTTCATGTCCATCGCCAGCCACGAGCTGAAGACGCCGCTCACTCCGCTGAAGCTGGGCCTGTACACCATGGAGCGGCGCATCTCCGCGGGGCAGCCGGTGGAGCTGGCCACGGTGCTCAAGTCCAAGCGGCAGGTGGACCGGCTGGCGGGGCTGGTGGATGACCTGCTGGACGCGTCGCGGCTGGATGCCGGGAAGCTGGCGCTGGACCTCGCGCCGCTGGAGGTGGGGCAGCTGGTGGCGGAGGTGGTGGACCACTTCCGCGCCGCCTTCGAGCGGCCCTTTACCGTGGAGGTGCCGCGCGAGCGCGTCTGGGTGCAGGGCGACCGGGACAGGCTGGAGCAGGTGCTCGTCAACCTGCTGGAGAACGCGCACAAGTACAGCCCCGCGGGCGAGCCCATCTCCGTCTCGGTGGAGCGGCTGCAGGGCGAGGCGCGCATCCACGTGCAGGACCACGGCATCGGCATTCCGGGGGCGGACCAGTCGCAGGTGTTCCAGCGCTTCTACCGGGCGCGCAACGTGTCGCACCGCAACTTCGGCGGCCTGGGGCTGGGGCTCTTCATCAGCCACTCGATTGCGAAGCTGCACCGGGGCTCGCTGACGCTGTCCTCCTCGGAGGGGCACGGCAGCACCTTCACCATGAGCCTGCCGCGCATGGCCGCGCACGAGGTGAAGCGGCTGCCGCGCCGGGTGCTGCTGCTGGATGAAGACCGGACGCAGGAGTCGGTGGCGGAGCGCGTGCTGCAGGCGGAGGGCTTCGAGGTGCTCACCGCGCGCGACGGCGCGGACGCGCTGCGCCGGGCCACGCACCTGCCGGTGGACCTCATCGTCCTGTCCACCAGCGCCACGCATGGACAGGCGGGCGTCTTCCTGGAGACGTTCGCCACGCTGCCTCGCGCCCGGCCGGTGCCGATACTGCTGGCGGGTGACGAGCGGCCCTGGTGGGCCCAGGAGGGCACCGCGCTGTGCACCCGCCCGTACCGCCCCGACGAATTGGTGGCGCGGGTGCGCAACGTGCTGATGGTGGAGCGGCGCCGTCCTGCGACGGTGGTGGCCTCCACGGCTGATGCGCCGCTGACGGGCGTCACCTCCCGGGTTTGACGTCGCGGAAGTCCGTGGGGACGACCCGGGCCTTCTTCAGCAACTCGTGGGCCCCGGGGTGCAGGAAGGTTTCCAGCTCCACCTCGCGCTGGGCGGAGTAGCCGCTCTTGAGCGTCTCGGGGCGGTAGCCCGGGTGGCACATCAGCTCGGTGATGCCGTCCGCGGGCAGCGAGGCGAGGTGCTGCTCCAGGCGCTCCAGCGTCCAGTACGCCTCCGCGCCCGCGTCGCCGATGAAGTGCGCATTGGTGGCCACGCCGTGGGACTTCAGCGTGCGCCGCATGTCCTCGTTGATGGAGCGCACCGGCAGCCCGGCCGTCCGCGCGGCGCGGGCGAGGCCCTCCAGCACCTGCGGGTGCTGGTGCAGGTGCTTGTGCACGTCCACGTGGGTGGCGGGCTTGCCGAGCAACCCCTGGAGGCGCATGAGCTGGGCGAAGGTCTCCGCCTCCACCACGTCCGCCGGGAGGCTGGCGGCGCGGGACTCCACGAAGTCGCCGTCGTCGCCGAGTAGCGCGCGCGGGAAGCCGCTCCACACGGGCGTGCCCCGGGCGAGGTTGAGGTGCAGGCCGATGGCCAGGTCCCGGGCCTCGCGCGCGGCGGCCTCGGAGAAGGGCGTGTTCACCATGAAGGTGGCGGAGGAGACGACGCCCTCGCGCATGGCGCGGAGGATGCCCCGGGTGACGGCCGGGTCGTAGCCCAGGTCGTCGGCGTTGATGATGAGGGAGCGGGCGGTCATGGGCGGGGTCTCTCCTCGAAGAAGCGCCACGCCTCGCGCGTGGCATCCAGGTTCAGCGTGCCGTGGTTGAAGTTGGCCTGTCCGGGCCACGCGTGCTCGCCTCCCTGCACGGTGCACAGCGAGGCGGTGGCGCTCCGGGGCGTGCAGTCCGTGTAGGCCATGCAGGTGCTGTCCTCCTTCTGGAACGTCCGCACCGGGGTGTCGCCACAGCCGTTGCGCTTCGCCCAGCGGCGCACCGTCTCCTCGGCGCCGGGGTAGGCGTCGCCGTAGCGGCCCAGGTTGTTGCCGCCCGCGTAGTGGATGAGCGCATCGGCGGTGCCATGGAAGTGCAGCACGGGCACGGGGCGTGACGGCGTGCAGGGCGTGACGTTCTCCGGGCCGGACACGGGAGCGACGGCGGCGAAGCGGCTGGCGCGCTCACAGGCGAGCCGGTAGGTGAAGTAGCCGCCGTTGGAGAAGCCCATGGCGTAGGTGCGGTGCGTGTCCACGCACAGTCGCGTGTCGAGGTCCGCCAGCAGCGCGTCCACGAAGCCCACGTCGTCCACCACGCCCCGGGCGGGGAAGCAGCACCCGCCGGCGTTCCAGCTCCGGGGCGAGTCCTGGGTTCCGGAGCCGGTGATTTCCGAGGGACTGAGCGCGCGTGGGTAGATGGCGATGAAGCCCTTCGTGTCGGCCAGGGAGGACAGGCCCGTCAGCGTCTCCATCTTCACGTTGTCGGAGCCGAAGCCGTGGAAGGCGAGCACTGCGGGCGTGGGCCGGGTGGCGTCGTAGCCGGGGGGCACGTGGACGCGGTAGGCGCGGGTGCGGCCGCCGTGCTGCACCGTCCAGTCGTAGGTGCCGGGCCCCACCGTGAGGCCCGTGCAGGCGGTGCGCTCCGGGACGGTCGGCTCCCTGGCGCTGTCGACGGTGGGTGGCGGGCTCGAATCCGCGCGGCGGGAGTCGCTGGCAGACGAGCACGCGACGGCCCCGGCGAGCAGGGCGAGGACGAGGGTGGGGCGCATGGCGGGGAGGCTACCGGGTCCGGCGCCATGCGGCTCGCAAGATGCACGGAAGATGCGGACGAGACGACGGTGCGTCACTTCCCCGTCGAGCACTCCGCGGCGAGGGCGCAGCCGCGGAGGAGACGACGGTGCGTTACTTCCCCGTCGAGCACTCTGCGGCGAGGGCGCAGCCGCGGGGGAGACGACGGTGCGTCACTTCCCCGTCGAGCACTCCGCGGCGAGGGCCGAGGCGCGGTCGGGGAAGCGCTCGGCCAGCGCGCGCTTCACCTCGTCCACGGCTGCGGTGTTGCCGGTGTGGGCGTGGAGCTGGCAGCGGGCGGTGAGGGCGCGCGGGTCCTTCGGCGCGAGTCGGTCCGCCTCCTGGTACGCACGCTCGGCGCCGGAGGTGTCTCCCTGCCGGAAGAGGACGGCGCCCAGGTAGTAGTGCGCCACGGACAGCCGCGCGTCCTTGCGGATGGCGCGCTTGAGG comes from Pyxidicoccus parkwaysis and encodes:
- a CDS encoding phospholipase D-like domain-containing protein encodes the protein MRTEAALSALPVPPLPSALEDGAERVTLLDGGTEAYPRMLEAIASAKQRVHLEVYTFEREGVGARFVDALVAAAHRGVAVKVVVDGWGSIKASRHLTETLLAAGAKVRVYNPLTSLCTGRSWRNHRKILLVDDAVAFLGGINIGDAYAAHGDEPGWADLALELRGDICRQLGAKLHAGASALVSGAVSLFLSGFGGGHRLRKRYLAAIDGARREVVLAHAYFLPDLSFVRALKRAARRGVKVSLLLAGRSDVVFARAATMRLYREFLRAGVGIYEWTASTLHAKAAMVDGQKLLVGSFNLDPLSLVNLETLVEVEEPRVSAQAALWLEKHIAVSRRVLLEECGRSQVQQWLLDVVGLAVARFAERFASFIGRRRRR
- a CDS encoding serine/threonine-protein kinase — translated: MAVVYRGLHEMLQREVAIKELLPAGQRDRETLSRFRREALALAAFRHQNIVTLYDLVEKNDSLFMVMELVDGPTLHSLIREGPLPPDVTGVIAARIASALDHAHFRHIIHRDLKPANVMLTKAGEVKLMDFGIAKDVGLEALTQQGMAVGTPSYMSPEQVTGAPIDGRTDIFSLGVLLYEALSGARPFHGKTAGEVFAKIRDGKFTPLSKVAPNVPAPLARIIQRAMEVKPEDRFPDAAAMRRELDVFLAQEVQISHAALIVAFLRHRNKLTETEAQQLLRPQELDAAVEVFDAPRSGSSGKLKWVLAAVAAVATAAGAGLYLSQSQWAPLIEQLIR
- the queF gene encoding preQ(1) synthase → MPSQPTKDIQTFPNPAADRDYEIAFDCPEFTCLCPLTGQPDFARFKITYVPDQLCVELKSLKLYMWSYRNEGAFHEKVTNTIADDIIKAIQPRKLTVVGDFFVRGGIGTIVTVTHEKKKA
- a CDS encoding ATP-binding response regulator, translated to MPLPSDVEDAFSCLPLALIRVGPDLRVQWCEEGFAHKTGVELRAGGDLLDALERGRSLEAVERAIREGRAHTGHVITRALRQVRVQVRPAKAGERPGAWLVVEPSGVDDEGAFSQAVQEIARAVGETLEVDSVCAAAVVALVRCAQVRRAEVFLCEEDSKDLRRAAVSDLAGADAPEDTFDSEDDPFRQALATRQAQLGIQRGYGDAMGSVFAAVPLCAPRRTVGLLLLYKEQGTSFSVRELDLWSAAANQLAVAVENARLLREAKAALQVREEFMSIASHELKTPLTPLKLGLYTMERRISAGQPVELATVLKSKRQVDRLAGLVDDLLDASRLDAGKLALDLAPLEVGQLVAEVVDHFRAAFERPFTVEVPRERVWVQGDRDRLEQVLVNLLENAHKYSPAGEPISVSVERLQGEARIHVQDHGIGIPGADQSQVFQRFYRARNVSHRNFGGLGLGLFISHSIAKLHRGSLTLSSSEGHGSTFTMSLPRMAAHEVKRLPRRVLLLDEDRTQESVAERVLQAEGFEVLTARDGADALRRATHLPVDLIVLSTSATHGQAGVFLETFATLPRARPVPILLAGDERPWWAQEGTALCTRPYRPDELVARVRNVLMVERRRPATVVASTADAPLTGVTSRV
- a CDS encoding carbohydrate deacetylase — its product is MTARSLIINADDLGYDPAVTRGILRAMREGVVSSATFMVNTPFSEAAAREARDLAIGLHLNLARGTPVWSGFPRALLGDDGDFVESRAASLPADVVEAETFAQLMRLQGLLGKPATHVDVHKHLHQHPQVLEGLARAARTAGLPVRSINEDMRRTLKSHGVATNAHFIGDAGAEAYWTLERLEQHLASLPADGITELMCHPGYRPETLKSGYSAQREVELETFLHPGAHELLKKARVVPTDFRDVKPGR
- a CDS encoding extracellular catalytic domain type 1 short-chain-length polyhydroxyalkanoate depolymerase, translating into MRPTLVLALLAGAVACSSASDSRRADSSPPPTVDSAREPTVPERTACTGLTVGPGTYDWTVQHGGRTRAYRVHVPPGYDATRPTPAVLAFHGFGSDNVKMETLTGLSSLADTKGFIAIYPRALSPSEITGSGTQDSPRSWNAGGCCFPARGVVDDVGFVDALLADLDTRLCVDTHRTYAMGFSNGGYFTYRLACERASRFAAVAPVSGPENVTPCTPSRPVPVLHFHGTADALIHYAGGNNLGRYGDAYPGAEETVRRWAKRNGCGDTPVRTFQKEDSTCMAYTDCTPRSATASLCTVQGGEHAWPGQANFNHGTLNLDATREAWRFFEERPRP